GGGCGCTTCAATCGCGAATGAATTCGCTCCTACACAGGGCCTGCCGCCGGACTCTCCAATGCGTGTCCTACAGGCTATTCAGGCACTCGCTCAGGCCGCCTGCCAGATTCTCCAGCAGTTGCTCGTAACCGCTGGCGTCGACCGGCAAGGTGCCGCCCAAGGCATCCAGTTCCGCCAGTTTCACCGGCAAGCCTGCGGTCAGGGTTTCAGCCAAACGCGGACGTAGCGGCGGTTCGCTGAACACGCAGCTCGGCCCCGTCTGCTGCAGGCGCTCGCGCATGGCAGCGACATGCCGCGCACCCGGCTGTACCTCGGTCAGCACGCTGAACACGCCCGCGTGCTTGAGGCCGTAGGCGGCCTCGAAATAGTCGAAGGCCTCGTGGAAGACGAAATACGGCTTGCCCTGCAAGGCGGCCAGTTGCGGGCGAATGCGGCCATCGAGCGCATCCAGGCGCGCTTCGAAGGCTTGCAGATTGGCGGCGTAACGCGCGGCGTTGGCGGCATCCAGCTTGGCCAGGTCTGCCGCCATGCGCGCGGCGATCACCTTGGCGTTGTCGGCGGCCAACCAAAGGTGGGCATCCAGGCTGCCCGGACGATGATCGTGATCATGGCCAAGGTCATCGCTGGCATGTTCGTGACCATGATCATGCTCGTCTTGGTCATGATCGTGTTCGTCGTGGCTATCGCCGAAGTGGCGCAGGGTCATGCCGGGCAGATCCTGCACCGCCACTTGAGGCTTGTCGCGGCTGCCCAGCACCCGCGGCAGAAAACCCTCCATGTCCGGACCGATCCAGTACAGCAGGTCGGCATCACGCACTCGCCGTACGTCGGACGGGCGCAACGCATAGTGGTGCGGTGAGGCGCCAGGCGGCAGCAACACTTCGGGTTCGCCGACGCCGTCCTGCACCGCTGCGGCGATCAGTTGCAGCGGTTTGATACTGGTCAGCACACGCACTTCGGCTTGGGCGCTGACGACGAAAAACAGGGTAAAGAGACAGAAAAGACGTAACACGGGGCATACTCGGATGGCATTGAACAGGTAATATAATAACGTCTCTCACTCGCTCCGTCCTTGCCCATGACCGACACGC
The genomic region above belongs to Pseudomonas sediminis and contains:
- the znuA gene encoding zinc ABC transporter substrate-binding protein ZnuA, which produces MLRLFCLFTLFFVVSAQAEVRVLTSIKPLQLIAAAVQDGVGEPEVLLPPGASPHHYALRPSDVRRVRDADLLYWIGPDMEGFLPRVLGSRDKPQVAVQDLPGMTLRHFGDSHDEHDHDQDEHDHGHEHASDDLGHDHDHRPGSLDAHLWLAADNAKVIAARMAADLAKLDAANAARYAANLQAFEARLDALDGRIRPQLAALQGKPYFVFHEAFDYFEAAYGLKHAGVFSVLTEVQPGARHVAAMRERLQQTGPSCVFSEPPLRPRLAETLTAGLPVKLAELDALGGTLPVDASGYEQLLENLAGGLSECLNSL